One part of the Oceanihabitans sp. IOP_32 genome encodes these proteins:
- a CDS encoding glycine betaine/L-proline ABC transporter ATP-binding protein: MPDLILISDIIFRMKKQDTKIQIKDLTLIFGKRKKEALQLLNEGFSKTEILEKTGCIVGVNKANFEIKAGEFFVIMGLSGSGKSTLLRCLNRLIEPTSGDVIINNDNITKKNNKELLEVRRTEMSMVFQKFGLLPHRTVLENAAFGLEIKGEDKINRLKKATEALETVGLKGFESQLPSQLSGGMQQRVGLARALTNDPEILLMDEAFSALDPLIKSDMQDELLDLQEKLKKTIVFITHDLDEAIKLGDRIAIMKDGKIEQIGTAEDILTEPASEYVEAFVEKVDRKNIITAGTLMFEKPIVCQFKKDGIKGALRKMRNAVTEVLPVIDEHHVFLGFIWLKDVLKAEKEGSKTIDSILRTEVPSVYPEYTVEEMMPLIIGTKSPIAVVNEMNGKLKGIVTQISLMIEATQFDKQEIKDLKEQAIKQ, from the coding sequence ATGCCAGATTTAATATTAATATCGGATATTATTTTTAGAATGAAAAAACAAGACACAAAAATACAAATAAAAGACCTTACGCTTATTTTCGGAAAACGAAAAAAGGAGGCTTTACAACTATTAAATGAGGGCTTTTCTAAGACTGAAATATTAGAAAAAACAGGTTGTATTGTCGGTGTAAATAAAGCCAATTTTGAAATAAAAGCAGGAGAGTTTTTTGTTATCATGGGACTTTCCGGTAGTGGAAAATCCACGCTATTGCGATGTTTAAATCGCTTAATTGAGCCTACTAGTGGTGATGTGATTATTAATAACGACAATATTACCAAGAAAAACAACAAAGAGTTGTTAGAAGTTCGCAGAACCGAAATGAGTATGGTTTTTCAAAAATTTGGTTTACTGCCACACCGTACCGTATTAGAAAATGCTGCCTTTGGTTTAGAAATAAAAGGAGAAGACAAGATAAATCGCCTAAAAAAAGCTACAGAAGCTCTAGAAACCGTGGGATTAAAGGGTTTTGAAAGTCAGCTGCCCTCACAACTTTCTGGAGGCATGCAACAGCGCGTAGGCTTGGCAAGAGCATTAACAAACGATCCTGAAATATTATTAATGGACGAGGCGTTTTCTGCACTCGACCCACTAATAAAGTCCGATATGCAAGACGAATTACTCGATTTGCAAGAGAAATTAAAAAAAACCATCGTTTTTATTACCCACGATTTAGATGAAGCCATAAAACTTGGCGACCGAATTGCGATAATGAAAGATGGTAAAATAGAGCAAATTGGTACTGCGGAAGATATCTTGACCGAACCAGCAAGCGAATACGTAGAAGCTTTTGTTGAAAAAGTCGATAGAAAAAATATCATTACAGCTGGTACACTCATGTTTGAAAAACCAATAGTTTGCCAATTTAAAAAAGATGGTATTAAAGGCGCTTTGCGAAAAATGCGAAATGCGGTAACAGAAGTGCTTCCAGTGATAGATGAACATCACGTTTTTTTGGGTTTTATTTGGTTAAAAGATGTTTTAAAAGCCGAGAAAGAGGGCTCTAAAACCATAGATAGTATTTTAAGAACAGAAGTGCCCAGCGTATATCCTGAGTACACCGTAGAAGAGATGATGCCACTTATTATAGGTACAAAATCACCTATCGCTGTAGTTAATGAAATGAACGGAAAATTAAAGGGAATTGTTACACAAATTTCACTAATGATAGAGGCTACTCAGTTTGATAAACAGGAAATAAAAGACCTAAAAGAACAGGCAATAAAACAATAA